GCGTTCGACGAGCACGGAGCGGTGTTCCGCCTGGCGACGGGCGAGCATGGTGGTGATGAGCGCGATGCCGATGCTGCTGCCAAGCTGCCGAGTCAGGCTGTAGAAGCCGGCCCCGGCGGCGATGTCCTTCTTCGCCAGTGGTCCCAGCGTCGCAATGCTGAGTGGCATGAACATCATCACACTGCCGAAGCCGCGGACGATGAGCGGCCAGAAGAGCTGCTTGGTGCCGGTATCCGGATTGATGTCCATCAGCAGGAAGCCGGTCATGCTGGTGAGGATGGCGCCAAAGAAGATCATCACGCGCGGCGAGACCTTGCCCCCGATCTTTCCGTAGAGAGCCATCATGATCGCGGAGGCGATGGCCCCGGGGGCGAGGATCAGGCCACTCTGCAGGGCGGTGTAGTGCAGGTAGTCCTGCACGAAGATGGGCACCGCGAACATGATGCCATAGAGACCCATGCCGAGGATGGCGGAGTAGAGGCTGCCCCCGATCATGGAGCGATAGCGCAGGACCCGCAGGTCTACCGCGGGATGCTCCGTGGTAAGTTCCCGCCAGATGAAGAGGGCGACGCCGATCACGCTGGCGACGGCCATGGTGAGGATGAACTTCGATTCGAACCAATCGTCCTGCTGGCCTTCCTCAAGGAAGATCTGGAAGCAGGCGAGACCGATGGCGAGCAGGCCGATGCCGGTCCAGTCCACCTTTCCACTGCGGTTGATTTCCTCCGGTCGATCGGAGGGCATGAAGGTAGTGCACATCAGCACCGCGAGGATGCCGAGAGGCAGATTGATGAAGAAGATCCAGCGCCAGCCCATGTTATCGGTCAGCCAACCGCCGATCACGGGACCGATGGCCGGGCCCACGATCACGCCGAGGCCGAAGATGGCTTGGGCGATGGGGCGCTCCTTCACGGGGAAGGCTTCAAAGACGATCGACTGGGCTTTGGCGAGAAGCCCCCCGCCCGCGAGACCTTGCAGGATGCGGGCGAAGATCAGCATGCCGAGGCTATTGGCCGTGCCGCAGAGCAGCGAGGCCATGGTGAAGCCGATCAAGGAGAAGACGAAGTAGTTCCGCCGCCCGAAGCGATGGCCGAGCCAGGCGGAAAGCGGGATGATCACCACGTTCGCGCAGGCGTAGCTGGTGGAGATCCAGCCGGCTTCGGAAAGGGTTGCTCCGAGATTGCCGCGGATGTCGGGCAGCGCGACGTTGGTGATCACGGTATCGATCACCTCCAGGATCGCGCCGAGGGAAGCGGCGAGCGCGATGACCCATTTGAGGAGGCCCTTTTCCAGCAAACGGCTGGCGATGGGGCTCAGCAGGCCCGGGTCGGACCCATAGAGATTGGCGGCGGCAGCGCTCATTTCAGGAGGGATCTTTCGCAATCGCGCGGACCACCATGTCCACGCAAGCCTTCACGTAGCGCTCGCGGCCATACTCCAGCTTCATCGGGCAATCGCTGCGGAGCGCGTGGGTGAAGATCATGCCAACAAGCTGATCGACCACGATGACGGGATCGACCGAGTCGATCACCTCGCCGCGGGCTTGTGCGGCGCGGAGGCGCTTCACGAGTTGCTCGCGGCGCGGCTTGAAAATGGCGCGGAGCACTTTCATTTCGTGCTCCTCGAACTTGTGGATCTCCCCGACGAGGACGCGGACCATCGCGATATTCCGCATCAGCATGGCGTGATCGGACTCGGCGAAGGCGGTGACGGTTTCTTGGAGCGAGGCGTCTTGCGGTAGATTGTCGAAGCGCTCGGCGAGGGGATCGGCCTTGCGCTCGAAGAGTTTCTCCAGAACCGCGCCGAGCAGGCCTTCCTTGGTTTGGAAGTTCCGGAAGAGCGTCACCTCGTTGACGCCCGCCTCCTTCGCGATCTCCCGGGTGGTGGCGCCGCTCAGGCCATCGCGGGCAAAAACCGCGGGGGCCGCTTCGAGCAACTTGGCAGCGGCGCTGCCGCGCTTGGGTTCGGGAGGGAGATTTCCGGCAGGCATGTATGCAAGTGGTTGCTTGCATTTGTCGGTCCGGCTTTTCCCGGGCTCAAGCGGATTTTTCCGGTGGGGCGGGGGATTGCTACGTAGGCTGCCTGACGCGGCGGCCCCCGGGTGGAGAGCCGGAGTGAGGCACCGACGATCATCGCGGCGGATCAGAAGCGGGTGCCCGATCGTGAAATACGGCACGCAAATGCGCGCCGTGATCCGATCGTGGATCCTGTGGATGAGGCTGCGAGAACCGACCGCCCTAGGATTTCCAAGAAGGCGAAGGTCGCCTTAAGGCTACCCCTGCAGGGTGACCAGAATCACCAGGGCCAAGACCACGAAGAGGCCGAGAAAAATGATTTTCTTCACCAGACCGAAGCCGAGCTTCAGAAGAAAAAGGACGAGGAGCACCAAACACACGCCCGCAACTGCGTAGTGCTGGGGCGGAAGTTCCTGAAGGCGTTGAATCAAGTCCATGGGAGCGATGATACGGAGAAGCAGGCACTCGGGAGTGCCTGCCTCTAGTCGTGACGCTGTGGTGGTGAAGCCGGGATTAGCCTGCGGTGGCCACCTTCACGCGCTCGAGGACTTCGGCGTAGGCTTCCATCACGCCACCGAGATCGCGGCGGAAGCGGTCCTTGTCCATCTTCTCACCGGTTTTGAGATCCCAGAGGCGGCAGCCGTCCGGGCTGATCTCATCGGCCAGCACGATCGTCTTCGGATCGGTGGCAAGACGGCCG
This portion of the Luteolibacter luteus genome encodes:
- a CDS encoding DHA2 family efflux MFS transporter permease subunit produces the protein MSAAAANLYGSDPGLLSPIASRLLEKGLLKWVIALAASLGAILEVIDTVITNVALPDIRGNLGATLSEAGWISTSYACANVVIIPLSAWLGHRFGRRNYFVFSLIGFTMASLLCGTANSLGMLIFARILQGLAGGGLLAKAQSIVFEAFPVKERPIAQAIFGLGVIVGPAIGPVIGGWLTDNMGWRWIFFINLPLGILAVLMCTTFMPSDRPEEINRSGKVDWTGIGLLAIGLACFQIFLEEGQQDDWFESKFILTMAVASVIGVALFIWRELTTEHPAVDLRVLRYRSMIGGSLYSAILGMGLYGIMFAVPIFVQDYLHYTALQSGLILAPGAIASAIMMALYGKIGGKVSPRVMIFFGAILTSMTGFLLMDINPDTGTKQLFWPLIVRGFGSVMMFMPLSIATLGPLAKKDIAAGAGFYSLTRQLGSSIGIALITTMLARRQAEHRSVLVERISDFRPQVGERMDLLTGAFAQHSGNTHVAHDQALGLLDRIVSGQALLLSYEDIFTYVALLFIVTLPLLFLLGGKQGKDASDAAASAH
- a CDS encoding TetR/AcrR family transcriptional regulator, producing MPAGNLPPEPKRGSAAAKLLEAAPAVFARDGLSGATTREIAKEAGVNEVTLFRNFQTKEGLLGAVLEKLFERKADPLAERFDNLPQDASLQETVTAFAESDHAMLMRNIAMVRVLVGEIHKFEEHEMKVLRAIFKPRREQLVKRLRAAQARGEVIDSVDPVIVVDQLVGMIFTHALRSDCPMKLEYGRERYVKACVDMVVRAIAKDPS